The following coding sequences are from one Magnetococcales bacterium window:
- a CDS encoding tetratricopeptide repeat protein, producing MEGVPLFREAIARHQAGDLEAATGLYLKLLSVEPDHAGAWANLAAVLLVKRREQEAIACCRKALAVNDKHAEAWNNLGILLGRRQRHEESVQAYEKCLASDPRHYLAWTNLGLGRVRLGEVERAVQAFEQALRLRPDHTEALIHLIHQRQQLAHWEGLDQLVPRLARQMRQDVAEVNPFSYLFLCNDPAEQRLCASHYAKRVEKVAARLEPLPPFPAFEATSRLRIAYLSADFHQHATALLAAELFEAHDRERFEVFAYSFGPEDGGPLRARIRRGVEHFVDVAALGDRELAGRIRQDGIHILMDLKGFTRDARPTVLALRPAPVQINFLAYPGTMAASFIDYILADEVVLPAEMEPYFDEKPIRLPVCYQVNDSRRRIDTPGARRDYGLPEEGFVFCSFNQTAKITPEFFGLWLELLRRVPGSVLWLMAFHPDAQKRLRARAEQGGIAGERLIFAPPLPNEAHLARYAVADLALDTLPCNGHTTTSDALWGGCPVLTCQGRTFAGRVSASLLTALELPELITDSPADYGRKALQLAKEPQRLSALRQRLQSVRPGHALFDGKAFTREWEKALLQVWQRYQRVGEEGFSVGGPDSGATCCNTR from the coding sequence CGGCACCAGGCCGGCGACCTGGAGGCCGCGACGGGGCTTTACCTGAAACTGCTGTCGGTCGAGCCCGATCACGCCGGAGCCTGGGCCAATCTGGCGGCGGTGCTGCTGGTCAAACGCCGCGAGCAGGAGGCCATCGCCTGCTGTCGCAAGGCGCTGGCGGTGAACGACAAACACGCGGAGGCCTGGAACAATCTCGGCATTCTGCTGGGGCGTCGCCAGCGGCACGAGGAGTCGGTGCAGGCCTACGAAAAGTGTCTGGCCAGCGATCCCCGCCACTATCTGGCCTGGACCAACCTGGGTTTGGGGCGGGTGCGCCTGGGAGAGGTGGAACGGGCGGTACAGGCCTTCGAACAGGCCTTGCGCCTGCGTCCCGACCACACCGAGGCCCTGATCCATCTGATTCACCAGCGGCAGCAGTTGGCCCACTGGGAGGGGCTCGATCAACTGGTGCCCCGTCTGGCCCGGCAGATGCGCCAGGATGTGGCCGAGGTCAACCCCTTTTCCTACCTCTTCTTGTGCAACGATCCCGCCGAGCAGCGGCTCTGCGCCAGCCACTACGCCAAACGGGTGGAAAAGGTGGCCGCCCGGCTGGAACCGCTGCCGCCGTTTCCCGCATTCGAGGCAACCTCCCGTCTGCGCATCGCCTATCTATCCGCCGATTTCCATCAGCACGCTACCGCCCTGCTGGCCGCCGAGCTTTTCGAGGCCCACGACCGGGAGCGGTTCGAGGTCTTCGCCTACTCCTTCGGTCCCGAGGATGGCGGCCCGTTGCGAGCCCGCATCCGCCGGGGGGTGGAACACTTCGTGGATGTGGCGGCGCTGGGGGACCGGGAGCTGGCCGGGCGCATTCGTCAAGACGGCATCCACATTCTCATGGATCTGAAAGGCTTCACCCGGGATGCCCGGCCCACGGTTCTGGCGTTGCGTCCCGCGCCGGTCCAGATCAATTTCCTGGCCTACCCCGGCACCATGGCCGCCTCCTTCATCGACTACATTCTGGCGGATGAGGTGGTGTTGCCTGCGGAGATGGAGCCTTATTTCGACGAAAAACCCATCCGCCTGCCGGTGTGTTATCAGGTCAACGACAGCCGACGCCGTATCGATACGCCGGGGGCGCGTCGGGATTATGGACTGCCGGAGGAGGGTTTCGTCTTCTGTTCGTTCAACCAGACGGCCAAGATCACCCCGGAATTTTTCGGGCTGTGGCTGGAGTTGCTGCGCCGGGTGCCCGGATCGGTGCTGTGGCTGATGGCGTTTCATCCCGATGCCCAAAAACGCTTGCGGGCGCGGGCCGAACAGGGGGGAATCGCCGGGGAACGCCTGATCTTCGCCCCGCCGCTGCCCAACGAGGCCCATCTGGCCCGCTACGCCGTGGCGGATCTGGCTCTGGACACCCTGCCGTGCAACGGCCACACCACCACCAGCGACGCCTTGTGGGGCGGCTGCCCGGTCCTGACCTGCCAGGGTCGCACCTTCGCCGGCAGGGTCTCCGCAAGTCTGTTGACGGCGCTGGAACTGCCCGAGCTGATCACCGACTCCCCGGCGGATTACGGACGCAAAGCCCTGCAACTGGCCAAAGAGCCGCAACGCCTGTCGGCCCTGCGGCAACGGCTGCAATCCGTGCGTCCGGGGCATGCCCTCTTCGACGGGAAGGCGTTTACCCGTGAGTGGGAGAAGGCGCTTTTGCAGGTGTGGCAGCGCTATCAACGTGTCGGCGAAGAAGGTTTTTCCGTGGGTGGTCCGGATTCCGGGGCGACGTGCTGCAACACCCGGTAA
- a CDS encoding tetratricopeptide repeat protein — MRGSDASTGLFTGLLLLSGYCGLSYEVLYGRLLGNLAGDQFAVSASILIAFLLGIGFGSRSAHRLWPHLWLVEAGIGLSGLLLALGTPLLDGPLHDGLPGLIPGLFNTVVVCVLVLAVPSFLIGCSMPLFAGYWQRLHPAPGFSWAYGFYNLGAASTVLLIEFVILRQAGLRLTILSVALVNLFTAFVLRYSFNGLRAPPPSEGNNNTAPLSRSLLAALLVASLGSAVFQLLMVKLAELLLGPFREHFALVLVLILGGLAGGAALVERFRLSFAGAMVLSLVGLAWLVAGLLWTMGLFTAPWVSTASTLFGAPALKGVLLAILMALPALGFGATLPALLADNRQDIARHGGHLLYLASLANVAGFLLMVFGLHPYLSYGGIVLAVAVCAASAWMLTGKALLTHRLAPLMLLGSAFLLHGFYWEERLLYLGHSELHEGRNLKKAIKRLTGLDIFKGPQDVMAITHSDRPFFLVNGSISIPLDSAAEVIVGAFASSFAPRPHQALVLGVGSGKTASAVTQLFDHTDAVEINAAILDNLAKLGRYNFNLHEKKNVRFHLDDAIHFVRHCPRPYDLILNTVMTPLYFSSSKLYTADFFQDVARCLAPDGVYMTWFDSSIGDEGARIILKTIGERFPHVRMGMVRHSYFLLLASNQPLQLHGPERVRANAVLSAHLLEEEEILPEWVPYGLLHTDPVDYVRGGDAPLNTLDHPVLEFSMARLREKRLAHFKQWLLETLDPESLKAALGEALPWKATQQSLYLAKRDSSGAFVARFEELTRQRQPDFDADKQREQRHLRTEVARRSDTAKAFTRAAERLFEDGDPAGAMPMLQAALQRPGNQTGRLLYRMARCHEALSQWDDAIDWYLRAIENDGSRTVARLRLGELLIRQGRAQEATPQLLQALVAEDDKAKRQEIYRVLQHVAPESGPPTEKPSSPTR, encoded by the coding sequence GTGCGCGGTTCTGACGCCTCCACGGGGCTCTTTACCGGATTGCTGCTGCTTTCCGGGTATTGCGGCCTCTCCTACGAGGTGCTGTATGGCCGCTTGCTGGGCAATCTGGCGGGAGACCAGTTCGCCGTCAGCGCCTCCATTCTGATCGCCTTTCTGCTGGGCATCGGTTTCGGCTCCCGTAGCGCCCATCGCCTGTGGCCCCACTTGTGGCTGGTGGAAGCGGGCATCGGCCTCTCCGGCCTTCTGCTGGCACTGGGCACCCCTCTGCTGGACGGCCCCCTCCACGACGGTCTGCCCGGACTGATTCCGGGGCTGTTCAACACCGTCGTGGTCTGTGTTCTGGTGCTGGCCGTACCCTCGTTTCTCATCGGCTGTTCCATGCCCCTCTTCGCGGGCTACTGGCAACGTCTGCACCCGGCTCCCGGCTTCTCCTGGGCCTACGGTTTCTACAATCTGGGCGCGGCATCCACGGTTCTGCTCATCGAATTCGTCATTCTGCGTCAGGCGGGCCTGCGGCTGACCATCCTCTCCGTAGCCCTGGTCAACCTCTTCACCGCCTTCGTGTTGCGTTACTCCTTCAACGGCTTGAGAGCCCCGCCCCCCTCCGAGGGAAACAACAACACCGCCCCCCTCTCCCGCTCCCTGCTCGCGGCCCTGCTGGTGGCCAGCCTCGGCTCGGCGGTGTTTCAACTGCTAATGGTCAAACTGGCGGAGTTGCTGCTGGGACCGTTCCGGGAACACTTCGCTCTGGTGTTGGTACTCATCCTGGGGGGATTGGCGGGGGGCGCGGCCCTGGTGGAACGCTTCCGCCTCTCCTTCGCGGGGGCCATGGTCCTGTCCCTGGTCGGTCTGGCCTGGCTGGTGGCAGGATTATTGTGGACCATGGGCCTTTTCACCGCCCCCTGGGTCTCCACAGCCAGCACCCTGTTCGGCGCACCGGCGCTCAAGGGGGTGTTGCTGGCGATTCTCATGGCCCTGCCCGCCCTCGGTTTCGGAGCCACCCTGCCCGCGCTGCTGGCGGATAACCGCCAGGATATCGCCCGCCACGGCGGACATCTGCTCTATCTCGCCTCCCTGGCCAACGTGGCGGGTTTCCTGCTCATGGTCTTCGGACTGCACCCCTATCTGAGTTACGGCGGCATCGTGCTGGCGGTGGCCGTTTGCGCCGCCTCGGCCTGGATGCTGACGGGAAAGGCCCTCCTGACCCATCGTCTGGCGCCGCTGATGCTGTTGGGCAGCGCCTTCCTGCTGCACGGTTTTTACTGGGAGGAGCGGCTGCTCTACCTGGGACACAGCGAACTCCACGAAGGGCGCAACCTGAAAAAAGCCATCAAGCGTCTGACCGGACTCGACATCTTCAAAGGCCCCCAGGATGTCATGGCCATCACCCACTCCGACCGACCCTTCTTTCTGGTCAACGGCTCCATCAGCATTCCCCTCGACTCCGCCGCCGAGGTCATCGTCGGGGCTTTCGCCTCCTCCTTCGCCCCCCGTCCCCATCAGGCCCTGGTTCTGGGGGTGGGTTCCGGCAAGACCGCCAGCGCCGTCACCCAGCTTTTCGACCACACCGACGCGGTGGAGATCAACGCCGCCATTCTCGACAATCTGGCCAAACTGGGGCGATACAATTTCAATCTGCACGAAAAGAAGAATGTCCGTTTCCATCTGGACGACGCCATCCACTTCGTGCGCCATTGCCCCCGACCCTATGACCTGATCCTCAATACGGTGATGACGCCCCTCTATTTCAGCTCCTCCAAGCTCTACACCGCCGACTTCTTTCAGGACGTGGCCCGCTGTCTGGCGCCGGACGGGGTCTACATGACCTGGTTCGATTCAAGCATCGGCGACGAAGGGGCCCGCATCATCCTGAAGACCATCGGGGAGCGTTTTCCCCATGTGCGCATGGGCATGGTGCGTCACAGCTATTTTCTGCTGCTGGCCTCGAACCAGCCGTTGCAACTGCACGGTCCCGAACGGGTTAGGGCCAACGCCGTTCTGTCGGCTCACCTGCTGGAGGAAGAGGAGATCCTGCCGGAGTGGGTGCCTTACGGCCTGCTGCACACCGATCCCGTGGATTATGTGCGCGGCGGGGATGCGCCACTCAACACCCTGGACCATCCGGTGCTGGAGTTTTCCATGGCGCGATTGCGGGAGAAACGGCTGGCCCATTTCAAACAGTGGTTGCTGGAGACCCTGGATCCGGAGAGTCTGAAAGCGGCGTTGGGCGAGGCCCTGCCCTGGAAAGCGACGCAACAGTCCCTTTATCTGGCCAAACGGGACAGCTCCGGGGCCTTCGTGGCCCGTTTCGAGGAGCTGACCCGGCAGCGGCAGCCCGACTTCGATGCCGACAAACAGCGGGAGCAACGTCATCTCCGGACGGAAGTGGCCCGCCGCAGCGATACGGCCAAGGCCTTCACCCGTGCGGCGGAAAGGTTGTTTGAGGATGGCGACCCGGCGGGAGCCATGCCCATGCTGCAGGCGGCGCTGCAACGTCCGGGCAATCAGACCGGACGACTGTTGTACCGCATGGCCCGCTGTCACGAGGCGTTGTCGCAGTGGGACGATGCCATCGACTGGTACCTGCGCGCCATTGAAAACGACGGTTCCCGGACGGTGGCCCGTTTGCGGCTGGGGGAACTGCTGATCAGACAGGGACGGGCGCAAGAAGCGACTCCCCAGCTTCTGCAAGCCCTGGTGGCGGAGGATGACAAGGCCAAACGGCAGGAGATTTACCGGGTGTTGCAGCACGTCGCCCCGGAATCCGGACCACCCACGGAAAAACCTTCTTCGCCGACACGTTGA
- a CDS encoding cache domain-containing protein encodes MTRFSRIISLLVGLIPVLISAPAFPEALSDPTSASRQANSQMDEMLFRISMFHHEARSSLLSSLDLPFFQDYFALPESRKLARDSNHMPLFSKMQQELRHHMESWAVRLHRRFPIAETCLVDHEGQEHLRVVGDKAEAAYLFSDHEQGAPFFEPAFRLPKGAVHLSKPYMSADSLMWVVAFVSPVVLPGGQIPGFLHFEVPLSYYQELVMTKDLPFRADREVRPNKDEEGRYFILDENGLLLADSGQVIELRLKEERNPRSHEDLPDYLPPEKLETYLPPLTSIQSDPVFLQAVAQGRGKLAGETVFSIGKARYILVYRMVPDRPWILFHLDPILSP; translated from the coding sequence ATGACCCGCTTCTCACGGATAATCTCTCTCCTCGTCGGCTTGATCCCGGTTCTGATTTCAGCCCCGGCCTTCCCCGAGGCGCTTTCCGACCCGACATCGGCCTCCCGGCAAGCCAACTCCCAGATGGACGAAATGCTCTTCCGCATCTCCATGTTCCATCACGAAGCCCGCAGCAGCCTGCTCTCCTCCCTCGATCTGCCGTTTTTCCAGGACTACTTCGCGCTGCCGGAATCCCGGAAGCTGGCGCGTGACAGCAACCATATGCCGCTCTTTTCTAAAATGCAGCAGGAGTTGCGGCATCATATGGAATCCTGGGCCGTGCGTCTGCACCGCCGTTTTCCCATCGCCGAAACCTGTCTGGTGGACCACGAGGGGCAGGAACATCTGCGAGTGGTGGGCGACAAGGCGGAAGCCGCTTACCTCTTTTCGGATCACGAACAGGGCGCTCCCTTCTTCGAACCCGCCTTCAGACTGCCCAAAGGGGCGGTCCACCTCTCCAAACCCTACATGTCCGCCGACTCCCTGATGTGGGTCGTGGCTTTCGTCTCGCCCGTCGTTCTCCCCGGCGGGCAGATTCCGGGATTCCTGCATTTCGAAGTGCCCCTCTCCTACTATCAGGAACTGGTTATGACCAAGGATCTGCCTTTCCGGGCCGACCGGGAGGTCCGGCCAAACAAGGACGAAGAGGGACGCTACTTCATTCTGGACGAAAACGGACTGCTCCTGGCCGACAGCGGGCAGGTAATCGAGCTGCGCCTCAAGGAGGAGCGCAATCCCCGTTCTCACGAGGACCTGCCCGATTACCTCCCTCCTGAAAAATTGGAAACCTATCTGCCGCCCCTGACCTCGATTCAGTCGGATCCCGTTTTTCTGCAAGCCGTGGCCCAGGGCCGCGGCAAGCTGGCGGGAGAAACGGTCTTTTCCATCGGGAAAGCCCGTTACATACTGGTCTATCGCATGGTTCCGGACCGCCCCTGGATCCTGTTCCACCTTGACCCGATCCTCTCACCCTGA